The genome window GAGAAATTGCTTGAACGGCAACAGACGGGTCATCTATTGGTAAAGCGATAGGAAATCCGCCAACTTTTTGAATCGCATCTACATATCGCTGTTGCGTATAGGTTACACGGTGTCCGTAAAAAACGTCCACTCCTTTTACTAATCTGTTTCCTGTAATTCCAATAACTGGCTTCATCACAATTCCTCCATTTCTATTCTATTTTACAACATTTAGTGAGGTAATTGCTTCTCTGATGATTGTTAAAAAAAGTTATAAAAAAACTCGCCAAATTGACGAGTTTTTGTTATTCGATAATTTCAAGACGAATCTTCTTATCGTTTTTGGAGCCAACTGCGTAGACAAGAGTACGAATCGCTTTCGCAATACGACCTTGCTTACCAATCACGCGTCCCATGTCTTCTTTACTGACAGACAATTTGTAGGTTAACGATGTATCCGTTTCTTCCGGCGTGATAACAACGTCTTCCGGGTGGTCAACAAGGGGTTTCACGATTGAGAGAATGAGTTCTTCCATTCGCGCCGAGACCTCCTTATTTACCTAATTTTTGGTTATGGAATTTTTCCATGATACCTTCGCGGCTAAGAAGATTGCGAACTGTATCAGATGGTTTTGCACCATTATGCATCCATTTCAAAGTTGCTTCTTCGTCGATTTTCACTTCAACCGGATCAAGTAATGGATTATAAGTACCAATAGTTTCGATTGAACGGCCATCACGTGGGAAACGAGAATCAGCGACTACAATACGGTAGAAAGGTTTCTTTTTAG of Listeria monocytogenes contains these proteins:
- a CDS encoding KH domain-containing protein, with translation MEELILSIVKPLVDHPEDVVITPEETDTSLTYKLSVSKEDMGRVIGKQGRIAKAIRTLVYAVGSKNDKKIRLEIIE
- the rpsP gene encoding 30S ribosomal protein S16, with amino-acid sequence MAVKIRLKRIGSKKKPFYRIVVADSRFPRDGRSIETIGTYNPLLDPVEVKIDEEATLKWMHNGAKPSDTVRNLLSREGIMEKFHNQKLGK